The Polaribacter sp. KT25b genome contains the following window.
CCAATTTTTATGCAAACGGAGACAGAACAGACAAAGGAATTCCTGCTATTTTAAGCGGTTATTATCCGATGCCAGTTAAAAGAATTATGCGTATGCCAAATAAAACAAGAAGTTTACCAATGTTACCACATAAAATGATAGATTTAGGTTACAAAACTTCATTTTATTATGGTGGTGATTTAAATTTTGGGAATATGAATACTTATTTACGAAACGCAGGAATTACAGATTTTATTGATGGAAGTGAGTTTGACAAAAAAGACTGGAATTCTAAATGGGGAGCTTACGACGATGTTTTTATGAAACGTTTTGCAAAAGATTTATCAACCAAACAAAAAGAACCTTTTTTTAAAATTGCACTTACGCTAACGAGTCATGAACCTTATGAAATAAAAGGCAAATATGTTTTTGGTAATGATACAGAAGATAATAAGTTTAGAAGTGCGCACCATTATACAGATCAAGTAATTGGCGATTTTATTGCCTTTGCAAAGCAACAAGATTGGTATAAAAATACATTAATTGTAATTATGGCAGATCATGGACACGCATCTCCAAAACACGAAGGACCATATTCTTCCCCTAAAAAATTTAAAATTCCTATGTTGTGGTTAGGCGGTGCTGTAAATAAAAATATCAAAGAAATTAATACAATTGCTAGTCAAGTAGATTTTCCTTTTACGTTGTTAGATTTATTAAAAGCAGACAACAAAGACTTTATTTTTAGCAAAAATATTTTTAATTCTTCGGATGATCAATTTGCTCATTATACGTTTAACAAAGGATTTGGAACACTTACAAAGAATGGTCTTTTTCTATATGACTACACAAGTAAAAAACCAATCTTAGAAACAGGAACAAACACTAAAAAATTAGATTCTTTAGGAAAAGCAATTACGCAAAACACATATACTGATTTTTTAAACAGGAAATAATTTAATTTGTTTCTAAACTTAAAAAAAGATAACTTAGCTATCTATGTTTATAGTTTTAAAATATTTAAACATATAACTCTATAAAATAAAAATATGCCTAAAAAATTAGTAACATTTGGTGAAGTTATGATGCGTTTATCGCCTCCTGGATATTCTATGTTTTCACAAGCAACTTCTTTCGAACTCGTTTATGGTGGTGGTGAAGCCAATGTAGCAATTTCTTGTGGCTATCTTGGTATGAAAGCAGCACATTTTACACGATTTCCAGACAATGCTCTTGGTAAAGCAGCAACTCAATTTTTACGTAAACATTGGTTAAGCACAGAACATATTGTTTATGGAGATAATATGCTAGGTAAATATTTTTTAGAAAAAGGCGCTTCATACAGGTCTAGCGAAGTAATTTATGAAAGAGAAGGTTCAGCATTTTCTTTAATAAAACCTTCAATGGTTAATTGGGAAAAAGTTCTTACAGGAGCAGATTGGTTTCATTGGACAGGGATTACACCTGCCATTTCTGATGGAGCAGCAATGTGTTGTTTAGAAGCCATTAAAACAGCTAATAAAATGGGTATAAAAGTTTCTGGTGATATAAATTCTAGAAACAATATGTGGAAATATGGAAAAACTATGCAAGAAGTTATGCCTCAATTAGTTGAAAATTGCGATATTGTAATTAGCAGCACACGAGGTATTTATGAAATGTTTGGCTTAGGAAAGTTAGGTGGGAAATTTAAAGTTTCAGCAAAAGAATTAATGGAAAAATTTCCTAGAATACAAAAAGTTGTAGGTAAAAACAGAACATCTATAAGTGCTTCTCATCAGCAAATATTAGGTAAAATGTGGAACGGAAAAAAGTATATTAAAACCGAAACATTAGATATTACACATGTTATTGATCGAGTTGGAACAGGTGATGCTTTTGCTTCTGGTTTAATTTATGGCTTATTACATTATGATAATGATGTTCAAGCTTTAAATTTCGCAGCTGCTGCTTGCGCTCTTAAACACACAGTTCCTGGAGATGTAAATATGGTTTCTATGGAAGATGTAGTTAGCTTAATGGAAGGAAATACTTCTGGCTCCATAAAAAGATAATTATTATTATAAAAATTTAAATTAATTGAAAATCCCAAGCTAAAACTTGGGATTTTTTAATATTAAAAAAGAATTGATTAAAACCTCATCAAAAGAAAAAGTTTTATGCTGTATTTACTTTTTTTTTGAATTCAACTTTTTTGTTTTAAATTCATCTTTATATAATTTTTCTAGTTCTTACGTAAAGTGTATTTTCAAATTTATTGATTATTTAAAGTATCAATTATTCCATTTCTTTTTAACACTAATAGCTAAACCACCACCTTCAGCTAAATGTACTTTTAATTTAGATTTCTTCGTTATCCTTAAAGTTTCAAATTCAATATCTAAAGGATTCTCGTTAAAATGTGCTGATTTTCCATCTTTATAAACTTTTGCTTCATAAGTTGTATTATCATCCAAAAAACTAAAATCAACTTCTAAATCTCTTGCATTTTCATCAGTAATACTTCCTAAAAACCAATTATTAGTTTTACGTTCTTTTCTAGCAATGGTAACATAATCACCAACTTCGCCATTTAAAACCTTGGTTTCAGACCAATCTACACCAACATCTTTAATAAACTCTAAAGGTTTTGGGTTTGCCTCATAATGTTCTACCAAATCTGCAGCCATTTGCACAGGACTGTAAATAACCACATACAAAGCCAATTGATGCGCCAAAGTTGTATTTACTTGATTGTCTTTTTTATATTCATCAAATTTGATATTAAATATTCCTGGTGTAAAATCTATTGGACCAGCCAACATTCTTGTAAAAGCAACAATTGATAAATGTTCTGGAGGATTTCCTCCATCTGGAGACCAAGCATTAAACTCTTGCCCTCGTAAACCTTCTCTAGAAATGATATTAGGATAT
Protein-coding sequences here:
- a CDS encoding LTA synthase family protein, whose protein sequence is MKYFKNRLLFNVYYFLFWIVYFIFARIFFLAYYFDKTQELDTNTILKTFLYGIQLDISFSAYLSFIPFLLIIFSTFINPKIIIKFIKYYTITVLIFINLMLMIDAGLYQAWGVRLDTSLLPYLNTPQLMISSASTLQLVLGVLAWCIITYVFIKIYNKIHQKNNEKLNFGSWLEIPVFLLITAALIIPVRGGFQTIPVNQSNVYFSDNMYANHASVNFIWNFFNTLTHETNGKNPYKYFDDETAIKIINKAKNKLLLADTDSILNTSRPNVILILWESLTAKVVGSLEGEPTVTPNLNKLSKEGLLFTNFYANGDRTDKGIPAILSGYYPMPVKRIMRMPNKTRSLPMLPHKMIDLGYKTSFYYGGDLNFGNMNTYLRNAGITDFIDGSEFDKKDWNSKWGAYDDVFMKRFAKDLSTKQKEPFFKIALTLTSHEPYEIKGKYVFGNDTEDNKFRSAHHYTDQVIGDFIAFAKQQDWYKNTLIVIMADHGHASPKHEGPYSSPKKFKIPMLWLGGAVNKNIKEINTIASQVDFPFTLLDLLKADNKDFIFSKNIFNSSDDQFAHYTFNKGFGTLTKNGLFLYDYTSKKPILETGTNTKKLDSLGKAITQNTYTDFLNRK
- a CDS encoding sugar kinase is translated as MPKKLVTFGEVMMRLSPPGYSMFSQATSFELVYGGGEANVAISCGYLGMKAAHFTRFPDNALGKAATQFLRKHWLSTEHIVYGDNMLGKYFLEKGASYRSSEVIYEREGSAFSLIKPSMVNWEKVLTGADWFHWTGITPAISDGAAMCCLEAIKTANKMGIKVSGDINSRNNMWKYGKTMQEVMPQLVENCDIVISSTRGIYEMFGLGKLGGKFKVSAKELMEKFPRIQKVVGKNRTSISASHQQILGKMWNGKKYIKTETLDITHVIDRVGTGDAFASGLIYGLLHYDNDVQALNFAAAACALKHTVPGDVNMVSMEDVVSLMEGNTSGSIKR